One segment of Enterobacter ludwigii DNA contains the following:
- the xylF gene encoding D-xylose ABC transporter substrate-binding protein, translating to MKIKNLSLTLCTTLLLASFAGHAKEVKIGMAIDDLRLERWQKDRDIFVKKAESLGANVFVQSANGNEETQMSQIENMINRGVDVLVIIPYNGQVLSNVVKEAKQEGIKVLAYDRMINNADIDYYISFDNEKVGELQAKSLIDKVPQGNYFLMGGSPVDNNAKLFREGQMKVLKPYIDSGKIKVVGDQWADGWLPENALKIMENALTANNNKIDAVVASNDATAGGAIQALSAQGLAGKVAISGQDADLAGVKRIMAGTQTMTVYKPITQLANTAAEIAVELGNGKQPKADATLNNGLKDVPARLLTPIEVNKENIDATVIKDGFHKKSEL from the coding sequence ATGAAGATAAAGAACCTGTCCCTTACTCTCTGCACTACGCTCCTCCTTGCAAGCTTTGCCGGACATGCCAAGGAAGTCAAAATTGGCATGGCGATTGACGATCTGCGCCTTGAACGCTGGCAGAAAGATCGCGATATTTTTGTGAAAAAAGCGGAATCACTTGGCGCGAATGTGTTTGTGCAATCCGCGAACGGCAACGAAGAAACGCAAATGTCGCAAATTGAGAATATGATCAACCGCGGCGTCGATGTGCTGGTCATTATCCCTTATAACGGCCAGGTATTAAGTAACGTCGTTAAAGAAGCCAAACAAGAAGGCATAAAAGTCTTAGCCTATGACCGTATGATTAATAATGCGGATATCGATTATTATATTTCGTTCGACAATGAAAAAGTGGGTGAATTACAGGCTAAAAGCCTGATCGACAAAGTACCTCAGGGCAATTATTTCCTGATGGGCGGCTCGCCGGTTGATAACAACGCCAAGCTGTTCCGCGAAGGGCAAATGAAAGTCCTGAAGCCGTATATCGACAGCGGTAAGATTAAAGTGGTCGGCGATCAGTGGGCGGATGGCTGGCTGCCAGAAAACGCGCTGAAAATCATGGAAAACGCCTTAACCGCCAACAACAACAAAATCGATGCTGTCGTCGCATCCAACGATGCCACCGCAGGGGGCGCAATCCAGGCACTCAGCGCCCAGGGCCTGGCAGGAAAAGTGGCTATTTCGGGTCAGGATGCCGACCTCGCGGGCGTCAAACGCATCATGGCAGGCACACAAACCATGACCGTCTACAAACCGATTACCCAGCTTGCGAATACAGCGGCGGAAATTGCCGTGGAGCTGGGAAATGGTAAGCAACCTAAGGCAGACGCGACGCTGAATAACGGGCTTAAAGATGTTCCGGCTCGTCTGCTCACCCCCATTGAAGTCAATAAAGAGAACATTGACGCCACCGTCATTAAAGACGGTTTCCACAAGAAGAGTGAACTGTAA
- a CDS encoding xylose ABC transporter ATP-binding protein, with product MPYLLEMKSITKRFGAVKAVDNVSLRLNPGEVVSLCGENGSGKSTLMKVLCGIYPHGSYEGEIVFAGEVIQATHIRDTERKGIAIIHQELALVKHLTVLENIFLGAEISRHGVLDYDTMTLRCEKLLAQVSLAISPDTRVGDLGLGQQQLVEIAKALNKQVRLLILDEPTASLTEQETAVLLNIIRDLQNHGIACIYISHKLNEVKAISDTICVIRDGQHIGTREAAGMSEDDIITMMVGRELTALYPNEPHTTGDEVLRVENLTAWHPVNRHIKRVNNVSFSLHSGEILGIAGLVGAGRTEAVQCLFGVWPGRWEGRIFIDRQPVKIENCQQAIAHGIAMVPEDRKKDGIVPVMAVGKNITLAALDRFSGTLSSLDDAAEQQCILQSLARLKVKTSSPELAIGRLSGGNQQKAILARCLLLNPRILILDEPTRGIDIGAKYEIYKLINQLVQQGIAVIVISSELPEVLGLSDRVLVMHEGKLKANLINQNLTQEQVMEAALRSERHVEKQSV from the coding sequence ATGCCTTATTTACTTGAAATGAAAAGCATCACCAAGCGCTTTGGCGCGGTGAAAGCGGTCGACAACGTCAGTCTGCGGCTCAATCCCGGCGAAGTGGTCTCGCTGTGTGGCGAAAACGGATCGGGCAAATCGACGTTGATGAAAGTGTTGTGTGGGATCTACCCGCACGGCAGTTACGAAGGCGAAATTGTCTTTGCCGGTGAAGTGATTCAGGCGACACACATTCGCGATACCGAACGCAAAGGCATCGCTATCATCCACCAGGAGCTGGCGCTGGTGAAGCACCTCACCGTGCTGGAGAACATTTTTCTGGGGGCCGAAATTTCACGTCATGGCGTACTGGATTACGACACCATGACGCTACGCTGTGAAAAACTGCTGGCCCAGGTAAGTCTCGCGATTTCCCCGGATACGCGCGTCGGTGATCTTGGCCTCGGGCAACAACAGCTGGTTGAAATCGCCAAGGCGCTGAACAAACAGGTAAGGCTGCTGATCCTCGATGAGCCAACGGCCTCCCTCACCGAGCAGGAAACGGCCGTCCTGCTCAATATCATTCGCGATCTGCAAAACCACGGCATTGCGTGCATCTACATTTCGCACAAGCTCAATGAGGTAAAAGCCATTTCGGACACCATCTGTGTGATCCGCGACGGTCAGCACATCGGCACACGTGAAGCTGCCGGCATGAGTGAAGATGACATCATCACCATGATGGTGGGGCGCGAGCTCACGGCGCTCTATCCAAACGAACCGCACACCACGGGTGACGAAGTGTTACGCGTGGAAAACCTCACCGCGTGGCATCCCGTTAACCGCCACATCAAGCGCGTGAATAACGTCTCATTTTCCCTTCACAGCGGCGAAATCCTCGGTATTGCGGGGTTAGTCGGGGCCGGGCGCACTGAAGCCGTCCAGTGCCTGTTTGGCGTATGGCCGGGTCGCTGGGAAGGCCGTATTTTTATCGACAGACAGCCGGTAAAAATCGAGAACTGCCAGCAGGCGATTGCCCACGGTATCGCCATGGTGCCGGAAGATCGCAAGAAAGATGGCATCGTCCCGGTCATGGCGGTGGGTAAAAACATCACGCTTGCCGCGCTCGATAGGTTCTCCGGTACGCTGAGCAGCCTCGATGATGCTGCTGAGCAGCAGTGCATTCTCCAGTCGCTCGCCAGACTCAAGGTCAAAACATCCTCCCCGGAACTGGCCATTGGACGCCTGAGCGGGGGCAACCAGCAGAAGGCAATCCTGGCGCGCTGCCTGCTCCTCAACCCACGCATATTGATCCTGGACGAGCCGACGCGTGGGATCGATATCGGCGCCAAGTACGAAATCTACAAACTGATTAATCAGCTTGTACAGCAAGGGATTGCCGTCATTGTCATCTCGTCTGAGTTACCCGAAGTGCTCGGCCTGAGCGATCGCGTGCTGGTCATGCACGAGGGAAAACTGAAAGCCAATCTGATTAACCAGAACCTGACGCAGGAGCAGGTGATGGAAGCCGCTTTAAGGAGCGAACGTCATGTCGAAAAGCAATCCGTCTGA